A genomic segment from Streptomyces antibioticus encodes:
- a CDS encoding alpha/beta hydrolase, which translates to MPPVPPPFDPELAAALELIKDLVPPSLTMEDIETVRQGPGMRMLADLDLTAGGAFAVEERAVPGPQGAPEISLLICTPTGPAPARPRPVVYHVHGGGMVVGTNRVGVDVALEWARELDLVVVSVEYRLAPEHPHPAPVEDVYAGLLWTAEHAGELGADPERIVIAGASAGGGLTAALALMLRDREGPRPIGQLLLCPMLDDRNDTPSTHQMAGLGVWDRTANDTGWTALLGERRGGPDVSPYAAPARAEDLSGLPPAFLDVGSAETFRDEVVAFASRLWQAGGIAELHVWPGGFHGFDGFAPQAALSRSARAAHLDWLRRLLAE; encoded by the coding sequence ATGCCGCCCGTCCCCCCGCCGTTCGATCCCGAACTCGCCGCCGCCCTCGAACTGATCAAGGACCTGGTCCCGCCCTCGCTGACCATGGAGGACATCGAGACCGTCCGCCAGGGGCCGGGCATGCGGATGCTGGCCGACCTGGACCTGACGGCGGGCGGCGCCTTCGCGGTGGAGGAGCGCGCCGTGCCCGGGCCGCAGGGCGCCCCGGAGATATCCCTGCTGATCTGCACCCCCACCGGCCCGGCGCCCGCCCGGCCCCGGCCGGTCGTCTACCACGTGCACGGCGGCGGCATGGTGGTCGGCACCAACCGGGTCGGTGTGGACGTGGCCCTGGAGTGGGCGCGGGAACTGGACCTGGTCGTGGTGTCCGTGGAGTACCGGCTGGCCCCCGAGCACCCGCACCCGGCGCCGGTCGAGGACGTCTACGCCGGACTGCTGTGGACGGCGGAGCACGCCGGGGAACTGGGCGCCGACCCGGAGCGCATCGTGATCGCCGGGGCCAGCGCGGGCGGCGGCCTCACCGCCGCGCTCGCCCTGATGCTGCGCGACCGCGAAGGCCCGCGCCCGATCGGGCAGTTGTTGCTGTGCCCGATGCTCGACGACCGCAACGACACCCCGTCCACGCACCAGATGGCGGGGCTCGGCGTCTGGGACCGCACCGCCAACGACACGGGCTGGACGGCCCTGCTCGGCGAGCGGCGCGGTGGCCCGGACGTCTCGCCCTACGCGGCGCCGGCCCGCGCCGAGGACCTGTCCGGGCTGCCCCCGGCCTTCCTCGACGTGGGCTCCGCGGAGACCTTCCGGGACGAGGTCGTCGCCTTCGCCTCCCGGCTCTGGCAGGCCGGCGGGATCGCCGAACTGCACGTCTGGCCGGGCGGGTTCCACGGCTTCGACGGCTTCGCCCCGCAGGCCGCGCTGTCGCGTTCGGCCCGCGCCGCGCACCTGGACTGGCTGCGCAGGCTGCTCGCCGAGTAG
- a CDS encoding FkbM family methyltransferase, producing the protein MQTLFRRLLRLVPRFGVQVTDLGPGAAVVSRRGGYQTTEVGPGTTVLSRRGGPYRVTPVDKDTWLLRRTRGGERGEIPRQGVVPLGESGALVLTDAPERVDERKMQLAAAEYLCVQHVTAMLELYGVTCVFDVGANTGQYAKRLRRAGYTGRIVSFEPTSATFAKLEKAAADDPEWRVFQCGLGREETTAEIHSSWLTMNSLLPPSDYGKDRYSRFKKSDTEEIRIRRLDEVMDEALDGLTAPVPYLKMDTQGYDLEVFAGAGKRVTEFVGMQSEVACLRLYEGSPTMSESVAVYEAEGFGISGMYPVTREATTGRVIEFDCVMMRAEAAPQA; encoded by the coding sequence ATGCAGACTCTTTTCCGACGACTGCTTCGACTCGTACCCCGCTTCGGCGTCCAGGTGACCGATCTCGGCCCGGGAGCTGCGGTGGTCTCCCGCCGGGGCGGCTACCAGACGACCGAGGTCGGCCCCGGCACCACGGTCCTCTCCCGGCGCGGCGGCCCCTACCGGGTCACCCCCGTGGACAAGGACACCTGGCTGCTGCGGCGCACCCGCGGCGGCGAGCGGGGTGAGATCCCCAGGCAGGGCGTCGTCCCGCTCGGCGAGTCCGGCGCGCTGGTGCTCACGGACGCGCCCGAGCGGGTGGACGAGCGCAAGATGCAGTTGGCCGCCGCGGAGTACCTGTGCGTGCAGCACGTCACCGCGATGCTCGAACTGTACGGCGTGACCTGCGTGTTCGACGTGGGCGCCAACACCGGTCAGTACGCCAAGCGGCTGCGCCGGGCCGGGTACACCGGGCGGATCGTCTCCTTCGAGCCCACGTCGGCGACGTTCGCCAAGCTCGAGAAGGCCGCGGCGGACGACCCCGAGTGGCGGGTGTTCCAGTGCGGCCTGGGCCGCGAGGAGACCACCGCCGAGATCCACTCCAGTTGGCTGACCATGAACTCCCTGCTGCCGCCCAGCGATTACGGCAAGGACCGCTACAGCCGCTTCAAGAAGTCCGACACCGAGGAGATCCGCATCCGCCGCCTGGACGAGGTGATGGACGAGGCCCTCGACGGCCTCACCGCCCCCGTCCCCTACCTGAAGATGGACACCCAGGGCTACGACCTGGAAGTCTTCGCCGGCGCCGGAAAACGCGTCACGGAGTTCGTCGGCATGCAGTCCGAGGTCGCCTGCCTCCGCCTCTACGAAGGCAGCCCCACGATGAGCGAGTCCGTCGCCGTCTACGAGGCGGAGGGCTTCGGCATCAGCGGCATGTACCCGGTCACCCGCGAGGCGACGACGGGCCGAGTGATCGAGTTCGACTGCGTGATGATGCGCGCGGAGGCGGCACCGCAGGCGTAA
- a CDS encoding helix-turn-helix domain-containing protein produces the protein MKELAGRLTALDPAAGEAVRVIAYFDRLAEGRAGAEALVRGAAVLAGVPARLVDAERGVRIRVEADGVRRDTELPPDPRWPSAALTPGGADALWLERPGARPSVVDAVILERAAGAVRLVLDRTRGRAPLEDPALVETLLDATAPEAARLHAARRLGLDPRVPARALARPGLPPRVVAAPAGTPVPELSAGRAGIGPAVAVAELPGSWAAARTALRFTAEGTAHDPGPRVVHADELGGIALLADLVIPGAQPPPDVRALERAAADAPWLLATLHAVTTTASLRAAAAEATVHHSTLQDRLVHAEQLLGWPVRTPQGRLRLHLALTMRRLTRP, from the coding sequence ATGAAAGAGCTGGCCGGGCGGTTGACCGCGCTGGACCCCGCCGCGGGGGAAGCGGTGCGCGTCATCGCCTACTTCGACCGGCTGGCGGAGGGCCGGGCCGGTGCGGAGGCGCTGGTGCGCGGGGCCGCCGTGCTCGCCGGGGTGCCCGCGCGGCTGGTGGACGCGGAGCGCGGGGTGCGGATCCGGGTCGAGGCCGACGGTGTCCGCCGGGACACCGAGCTGCCGCCGGACCCGCGGTGGCCGTCCGCCGCGCTGACGCCGGGCGGCGCGGACGCCCTCTGGCTGGAACGCCCCGGCGCGCGGCCCAGCGTGGTCGACGCCGTGATCCTGGAGCGGGCGGCCGGCGCCGTACGGCTGGTCCTGGACCGCACTCGTGGCCGGGCCCCGCTGGAGGATCCGGCCCTGGTCGAGACGCTGCTCGACGCCACCGCACCGGAAGCGGCCCGGCTGCACGCGGCGCGCCGGCTCGGGCTCGATCCCCGGGTGCCCGCCCGCGCGCTGGCCCGGCCGGGCCTGCCGCCCCGGGTGGTCGCCGCCCCGGCCGGGACACCGGTGCCCGAGTTGTCCGCGGGCCGGGCCGGGATCGGCCCCGCCGTCGCCGTGGCGGAGCTGCCCGGCTCCTGGGCCGCCGCCCGCACCGCCCTCCGGTTCACCGCCGAGGGCACCGCGCACGACCCCGGCCCACGTGTCGTGCACGCCGACGAGCTGGGCGGGATCGCCCTGCTGGCCGACCTCGTCATACCGGGCGCGCAGCCGCCGCCGGATGTGCGCGCCTTGGAGCGGGCGGCTGCGGACGCCCCCTGGCTGCTCGCCACGCTGCACGCGGTGACCACGACGGCGAGCCTGCGGGCGGCCGCGGCCGAGGCGACCGTGCACCACTCGACGCTCCAGGACCGGCTGGTCCACGCCGAGCAGCTTCTCGGCTGGCCGGTGCGCACCCCGCAGGGCCGGCTGCGGCTGCATCTCGCCCTGACGATGCGCCGGCTGACCCGGCCGTAG
- a CDS encoding LLM class F420-dependent oxidoreductase, whose protein sequence is MRVGVHINQFGDDGGAPALGAELAAAGAAAEAAGVSRLSVMDHYFQMEFNGGAEAPMLEAYTTLAYLAAHTSTVRLGALVTGVTYRHPGLLAKIASTLDVLSGGRASLGIGAAWYDREHDGLGVPFPPLAERFERLEETLQICLRMWDPHDDGPFVGRHYQLRETLCVPAPVSDPRPEILIGGGGERKTLRLVARYADACNLFAAGPGLVRHKLDVLREHCEAEERDYDSVLKTVTYTADPATEGDLDAFMADISGYAGLGIDTVILAPKLGETSGWIDRFVAPAVKRLAELD, encoded by the coding sequence ATGCGTGTGGGCGTGCACATCAACCAGTTCGGCGACGACGGGGGCGCCCCGGCCCTCGGTGCCGAGCTGGCGGCGGCGGGCGCCGCGGCGGAGGCGGCCGGGGTGAGCCGGCTGTCGGTGATGGACCACTACTTCCAGATGGAGTTCAACGGCGGGGCCGAGGCGCCCATGCTGGAGGCGTACACGACCCTGGCGTACCTCGCCGCCCACACCTCGACCGTCAGACTCGGCGCGCTGGTCACGGGGGTGACGTACCGTCATCCCGGGCTGCTCGCCAAGATCGCGAGCACTCTGGACGTGCTCTCCGGGGGCCGTGCCTCGCTGGGTATCGGCGCGGCGTGGTACGACCGTGAACACGACGGTCTGGGCGTGCCGTTCCCGCCGCTCGCGGAGCGCTTCGAGCGGCTGGAGGAGACGCTCCAGATCTGTCTGCGGATGTGGGACCCGCACGACGACGGGCCGTTCGTCGGCCGGCACTACCAACTGCGGGAGACGCTCTGCGTCCCGGCGCCGGTGAGCGATCCGCGTCCGGAGATCCTGATCGGCGGCGGGGGTGAGCGCAAGACGCTGCGCCTGGTGGCCCGTTACGCGGACGCCTGCAACCTCTTCGCCGCCGGTCCCGGCCTGGTCCGCCACAAGCTCGACGTGCTGCGCGAGCACTGCGAGGCGGAGGAGCGTGACTACGACTCGGTCCTGAAGACCGTCACCTACACCGCCGATCCCGCCACGGAGGGTGATCTCGACGCCTTCATGGCCGACATCTCGGGGTACGCGGGGCTCGGCATCGACACGGTGATCCTCGCGCCGAAGCTGGGCGAGACCTCCGGCTGGATCGACCGCTTCGTGGCCCCGGCCGTCAAGCGGCTGGCCGAGCTGGACTGA
- a CDS encoding NAD(P)H-dependent oxidoreductase: protein MSVRILALVGSLRAGSTNRQLAEAAVKLAPEGAEVDLFEGLAEIPFYNEDIDVEGSLPAAAAKLREAAQAADAFLLFSPEYNGTIPAVLKNAIDWLSRPYGAGAFGGKPVAVVGTAFGQFGGVWAQDEARKAVGIAGGKVIEDLKLSIPGSLTRFAETHPADDAEVAAQLTEVVARLHGHAEPVAA, encoded by the coding sequence ATGTCCGTTCGCATTCTCGCGCTCGTCGGCAGCCTTCGCGCCGGTTCGACCAACCGCCAGCTCGCCGAGGCCGCGGTCAAGCTCGCTCCCGAAGGCGCCGAGGTCGACCTCTTCGAGGGCCTGGCGGAGATCCCCTTCTACAACGAGGACATCGACGTCGAGGGCAGCCTCCCGGCCGCCGCCGCCAAGCTGCGTGAGGCCGCCCAGGCCGCCGACGCGTTCCTGCTCTTCTCCCCCGAGTACAACGGCACCATCCCGGCCGTGCTGAAGAACGCCATCGACTGGCTGTCCCGCCCGTACGGCGCCGGCGCCTTCGGGGGCAAGCCCGTCGCCGTCGTGGGCACCGCTTTCGGCCAGTTCGGCGGCGTGTGGGCGCAGGACGAGGCCCGCAAGGCCGTGGGCATCGCGGGCGGCAAGGTGATCGAGGACCTCAAGCTCTCCATCCCCGGTTCCCTGACCCGTTTCGCCGAGACCCACCCGGCCGACGACGCCGAGGTCGCCGCCCAGCTCACCGAGGTCGTGGCCCGGCTGCACGGCCACGCGGAGCCCGTCGCCGCCTGA